In Paroedura picta isolate Pp20150507F chromosome 6, Ppicta_v3.0, whole genome shotgun sequence, one genomic interval encodes:
- the LOC143839991 gene encoding uncharacterized protein LOC143839991 isoform X1 → MVPESLGLWMFLWIQGGVSADDTHGKCKNETGILGKAVELKCCYSGNDLKLNQFRVQWQLKDNSKCVVDAYLPGLAPQQCERYKNRTELKAKYLHLQLLNVTLDDKKTYECIIQKKENGKYQKIFQGWINLLVAANESQNTTYLPSPTPNSVTNDNKQKIVISCLVAAAVIIMIIIWILFKRQHSHHRAYAAPVGVDMS, encoded by the exons ATGGTACCCGAGAG ccTTGGACTTTGGATGTTTCTTTGGATTCAGGGGGGTG TCTCTGCAGATGATACACATGGGAAATGTAAGAATGAGACGGGCATACTAGGAAAAGCTGTTGAACTAAAATGCTGTTATTCTGGAAATGACTTGAAACTCAATCAGTTCCGAGTACAATGGCAACTTAAGGACAATAGTAAGTGTGTAGTAGATGCCTATCTTCCTGGTCTAGCTCCACAGCAATGCGAACGTTACAAGAATAGAACTGAGCTCAAGGCGAAATACTTGCATCTTCAGTTGCTGAATGTCACTTTGGATGACAAAAAAACGTATGAGTGcataatacagaaaaaagagaatGGCAAGTATCAAAAGATATTTCAAGGATGGATAAATCTTCTAGTGGCAG CAAACGAAAGCCAAAATACTACCT atttgccATCACCCACACCCAACTCTGTTACAAATGACAACAAACAAAAGATTGTCATTAGCTGTCTTGTAGCTGCTGCTGTAATTATAATGATCATTATATGGATCCTATTTAAAAGGCAGCATTCTCATCACAGAGCATATGCTG CTCCTGTTGGTGTGGATATGTCATAG
- the GATD3 gene encoding glutamine amidotransferase-like class 1 domain-containing protein 3, mitochondrial isoform X3 has translation MLATRFAPCRSAPALLLRGVPAGRASFHSSAQQLREAKVAVVLSGCGVYDGTEVHEASAILVHLSRGGASVQMYAPNISQMHVIDHCKGQPAKGESRNVLIESARIARGKVMELTKLSAKDHDAVIFPGGFGAAKNLSTFAVDGKDCKVNGDVERVLKDFYKAGKPIGMCCISPVLAAKVLPGTEVTVGHEEEEGGRWPHAGTAGTIKAMGGKHRVKEVTDAHVDTANKVVTTPAYMCETELHHIFDGIGTMVKHVLKMTGK, from the exons ATGTTGGCGACGAGGTTCGCGCCATGCAGGTCGGCGCCCGCGCTGCTGCTCAGGGGGGTCCCCGCGGGCCGCGCTTCCTTTCACTCCTCGGCGCAGCAGCTCCGCGAGGCCAAAGTCGCCGTG GTACTTTCCGGATGTGGTGTTTATGATGGCACTGAAGTCCACGAAGCTTCAGC CATATTGGTCCATTTGAGCCGTGGAGGCGCCAGTGTTCAGATGTATGCTCCAAATATTTCTCAAATGCATGTCATTGACCACTGCAAAGGACAGCCAGCTAAGGGTGAATCCAG AAATGTCTTGATAGAATCAGCAAGGATTGCTCGTGGCAAAGTTATGGAACTGACTAAACTTTCTGCAAAAGATCACGATGCTGTGATATTTCCTGGGGGCTTTGGAGCTGCCAAAAACTT ATCTACCTTTGCTGTGGATGGGAAAGACTGTAAAGTGAATGGAGACGTTGAGCGTGTGCTAAAGGATTTCTACAAGGCTGGGAAGCCCATTGG TATGTGCTGCATCTCACCTGTTTTGGCTGCAAAAGTTCTTCCTGGTACTGAAGTCACAGTagggcatgaagaagaagaaggtggtaGGTGGCCTCATGCTGGAACTGCTGGGACCATTAAAGCAATGGGAGGAAAACACCGTGTTAAAGAAGTAAC AGATGCCCATGTGGACACAGCCAACAAGGTGGTAACTACTCCAGCCTATATGTGTGAAACAGAATTGCACCACATCTTTGATGGTATTGGGACTATGGTAAAGCATGTGTTGAAGATGACAGGCAAATGA
- the GATD3 gene encoding glutamine amidotransferase-like class 1 domain-containing protein 3, mitochondrial isoform X1, which produces MQVLSGCGVYDGTEVHEASAILVHLSRGGASVQMYAPNISQMHVIDHCKGQPAKGESRNVLIESARIARGKVMELTKLSAKDHDAVIFPGGFGAAKNLSTFAVDGKDCKVNGDVERVLKDFYKAGKPIGMCCISPVLAAKVLPGTEVTVGHEEEEGGRWPHAGTAGTIKAMGGKHRVKEVTDAHVDTANKVVTTPAYMCETELHHIFDGIGTMVKHVLKMTGK; this is translated from the exons ATGCAG GTACTTTCCGGATGTGGTGTTTATGATGGCACTGAAGTCCACGAAGCTTCAGC CATATTGGTCCATTTGAGCCGTGGAGGCGCCAGTGTTCAGATGTATGCTCCAAATATTTCTCAAATGCATGTCATTGACCACTGCAAAGGACAGCCAGCTAAGGGTGAATCCAG AAATGTCTTGATAGAATCAGCAAGGATTGCTCGTGGCAAAGTTATGGAACTGACTAAACTTTCTGCAAAAGATCACGATGCTGTGATATTTCCTGGGGGCTTTGGAGCTGCCAAAAACTT ATCTACCTTTGCTGTGGATGGGAAAGACTGTAAAGTGAATGGAGACGTTGAGCGTGTGCTAAAGGATTTCTACAAGGCTGGGAAGCCCATTGG TATGTGCTGCATCTCACCTGTTTTGGCTGCAAAAGTTCTTCCTGGTACTGAAGTCACAGTagggcatgaagaagaagaaggtggtaGGTGGCCTCATGCTGGAACTGCTGGGACCATTAAAGCAATGGGAGGAAAACACCGTGTTAAAGAAGTAAC AGATGCCCATGTGGACACAGCCAACAAGGTGGTAACTACTCCAGCCTATATGTGTGAAACAGAATTGCACCACATCTTTGATGGTATTGGGACTATGGTAAAGCATGTGTTGAAGATGACAGGCAAATGA
- the LOC143839991 gene encoding uncharacterized protein LOC143839991 isoform X2: MVPESLGLWMFLWIQGGVSADDTHGKCKNETGILGKAVELKCCYSGNDLKLNQFRVQWQLKDNTNESQNTTYLPSPTPNSVTNDNKQKIVISCLVAAAVIIMIIIWILFKRQHSHHRAYAAPVGVDMS, translated from the exons ATGGTACCCGAGAG ccTTGGACTTTGGATGTTTCTTTGGATTCAGGGGGGTG TCTCTGCAGATGATACACATGGGAAATGTAAGAATGAGACGGGCATACTAGGAAAAGCTGTTGAACTAAAATGCTGTTATTCTGGAAATGACTTGAAACTCAATCAGTTCCGAGTACAATGGCAACTTAAGGACAATA CAAACGAAAGCCAAAATACTACCT atttgccATCACCCACACCCAACTCTGTTACAAATGACAACAAACAAAAGATTGTCATTAGCTGTCTTGTAGCTGCTGCTGTAATTATAATGATCATTATATGGATCCTATTTAAAAGGCAGCATTCTCATCACAGAGCATATGCTG CTCCTGTTGGTGTGGATATGTCATAG
- the GATD3 gene encoding glutamine amidotransferase-like class 1 domain-containing protein 3, mitochondrial isoform X2: MYAPNISQMHVIDHCKGQPAKGESRNVLIESARIARGKVMELTKLSAKDHDAVIFPGGFGAAKNLSTFAVDGKDCKVNGDVERVLKDFYKAGKPIGMCCISPVLAAKVLPGTEVTVGHEEEEGGRWPHAGTAGTIKAMGGKHRVKEVTDAHVDTANKVVTTPAYMCETELHHIFDGIGTMVKHVLKMTGK, from the exons ATGTATGCTCCAAATATTTCTCAAATGCATGTCATTGACCACTGCAAAGGACAGCCAGCTAAGGGTGAATCCAG AAATGTCTTGATAGAATCAGCAAGGATTGCTCGTGGCAAAGTTATGGAACTGACTAAACTTTCTGCAAAAGATCACGATGCTGTGATATTTCCTGGGGGCTTTGGAGCTGCCAAAAACTT ATCTACCTTTGCTGTGGATGGGAAAGACTGTAAAGTGAATGGAGACGTTGAGCGTGTGCTAAAGGATTTCTACAAGGCTGGGAAGCCCATTGG TATGTGCTGCATCTCACCTGTTTTGGCTGCAAAAGTTCTTCCTGGTACTGAAGTCACAGTagggcatgaagaagaagaaggtggtaGGTGGCCTCATGCTGGAACTGCTGGGACCATTAAAGCAATGGGAGGAAAACACCGTGTTAAAGAAGTAAC AGATGCCCATGTGGACACAGCCAACAAGGTGGTAACTACTCCAGCCTATATGTGTGAAACAGAATTGCACCACATCTTTGATGGTATTGGGACTATGGTAAAGCATGTGTTGAAGATGACAGGCAAATGA